A stretch of Rhizobium sp. TH2 DNA encodes these proteins:
- a CDS encoding sugar transferase, whose amino-acid sequence MSEMDAGMGSMLLQPVAQQENIDARQFGAYPSQLIFKRAVDIAVSFGALLVLSPFFIIIALAIKFTSPGPVLFRQVRWGLDQRTFEVLKFRSMRFEECDTSGVAQTVENDPRLTLVGSWFRKSNIDELPQLFNVLIGDMSLVGPRCHPVGMLACGKPYEELVSNYHQRHKMRPGITGLAQVRGLRGPTVQGSKARQRIVCDLYYIQHFSLWLDVKIIACTIKNELFGGTGF is encoded by the coding sequence ATGAGTGAGATGGATGCAGGTATGGGTTCCATGTTGTTGCAACCTGTTGCCCAACAGGAAAATATTGATGCGCGCCAATTTGGAGCTTATCCGAGCCAGCTTATATTCAAGCGTGCAGTGGACATTGCTGTATCGTTCGGCGCTCTGCTTGTTCTGTCGCCATTTTTCATCATTATCGCATTGGCGATTAAATTCACTAGCCCTGGGCCCGTGCTCTTCCGGCAAGTCAGATGGGGCTTGGACCAGCGAACTTTTGAAGTGCTCAAGTTCCGCTCAATGCGCTTCGAAGAGTGCGACACGTCCGGCGTGGCTCAGACCGTGGAAAATGATCCGAGGTTGACGCTCGTTGGGTCGTGGTTTCGCAAGTCGAACATCGACGAACTGCCCCAGTTGTTCAATGTGCTGATCGGCGACATGTCATTGGTTGGGCCGCGCTGTCATCCGGTCGGCATGCTCGCCTGCGGAAAACCATATGAAGAATTGGTGAGCAATTATCATCAGCGTCACAAGATGCGACCAGGCATAACAGGCCTCGCGCAAGTGCGAGGTCTCAGAGGGCCGACTGTCCAGGGGAGCAAGGCTCGCCAAAGGATAGTCTGCGATCTCTACTATATCCAGCACTTTTCCCTCTGGCTGGATGTCAAGATCATCGCGTGCACAATTAAGAACGAGCTGTTTGGGGGGACCGGCTTTTAG
- a CDS encoding cytochrome C oxidase subunit IV family protein, whose translation MSETTVDSGVTHTAATSTQQHPIKLYLVVWGWLFILSACSYMVDYFGIQGYLRWSLIIVFMMLKAGLIVAVFMHMAWERLALVYVILLPPILVLVFVALMISESNYTSLTRLLFFSAGA comes from the coding sequence ATGTCAGAAACGACAGTGGATTCCGGGGTGACGCACACGGCAGCGACGTCCACCCAGCAGCATCCGATCAAGCTCTATCTCGTGGTTTGGGGCTGGCTTTTCATACTCAGCGCCTGCTCCTACATGGTCGACTATTTCGGCATCCAGGGCTACCTGCGCTGGTCCCTGATCATCGTCTTCATGATGCTGAAGGCAGGACTCATCGTCGCCGTCTTCATGCACATGGCATGGGAGCGGCTTGCACTTGTATACGTGATCCTGCTTCCGCCTATCTTGGTGCTCGTCTTCGTCGCACTGATGATTTCGGAGTCGAACTATACGAGCTTAACCCGCCTGTTGTTCTTCAGCGCCGGGGCCTGA
- a CDS encoding cytochrome c oxidase subunit I, with translation MVDVRTGDEAIIQPAEVEDVELYHPKSWWTQYVFSQDAKVIAIQYALTATAIGVVALVLSWLMRLQLGFPGYFTFIDAERYYQFITMHGMIMVIYLLTALFLGGFGNYLIPLMVGARDMVFPYANMLSYWIYLLAVLVLVAGFFAPGGPTGAGWTLYPPQAVMSGTPGGRDWGIVLMLSSLILFIIGFTMGGLNYVVTVLQGRARGMTLMRMPLTVWGIFTATVMALLAFPALFVAAVMMLFDRLLGTSFFMPAIVEMGEQLKHGGGSPILFQHLFWFFGHPEVYIVALPAFGIVSDLISTHARKNIFGYRMMVWAILIIAVLSFVVWAHHMYVSGMNPAFGYFFATTTLIIAVPTAIKVYNWVLTLWRGDIHLTLPMLFALAFIVTFVNGGLTGLFLGNVVVDVPLSDTMFVVAHFHMVMGVAPIMVVFGAIYHWYPKITGHMLDEVMGQIHFWVTFVGAYAIFFPMHYIGLLGVPRRYYELGEMSFMPPSAHTLNEFITIVALIVGAAQVLFLFNLGWSLTRGKPSGGNPWRATTLEWQTPQTPPAHGNWGKELPVVYRWAYDYSVPGAPEDFIPQNQPGLSPMTREAAS, from the coding sequence ATGGTTGATGTCCGAACGGGCGATGAAGCCATCATACAGCCCGCCGAAGTCGAGGATGTGGAACTCTACCATCCGAAAAGCTGGTGGACACAATATGTCTTCAGCCAGGATGCCAAGGTGATCGCCATCCAATATGCGCTGACCGCCACGGCCATCGGCGTGGTGGCGCTGGTGCTTTCCTGGCTGATGCGGCTGCAGCTCGGATTTCCCGGCTACTTCACTTTCATCGATGCCGAACGCTACTACCAATTCATCACCATGCACGGCATGATCATGGTGATCTACCTGCTGACCGCACTGTTTCTCGGCGGTTTCGGCAACTATCTCATTCCGCTGATGGTGGGCGCCCGCGATATGGTGTTCCCCTATGCGAACATGCTCAGCTACTGGATTTACCTGCTCGCCGTGCTAGTGCTGGTCGCCGGCTTTTTTGCGCCGGGCGGGCCGACAGGCGCCGGATGGACGCTCTATCCGCCCCAGGCGGTGATGTCGGGCACGCCTGGCGGTCGAGACTGGGGCATCGTCCTGATGCTGTCGTCGTTGATCCTGTTCATCATCGGCTTCACCATGGGCGGCCTGAACTATGTCGTGACCGTGCTGCAGGGCCGCGCGCGCGGCATGACACTGATGCGCATGCCTCTGACCGTCTGGGGCATCTTCACCGCGACGGTGATGGCGCTGCTCGCCTTTCCGGCACTGTTCGTCGCTGCCGTCATGATGCTGTTCGACCGGCTGCTCGGGACGAGCTTCTTCATGCCGGCGATCGTCGAGATGGGGGAGCAGCTCAAGCATGGGGGCGGCAGCCCGATCCTGTTCCAGCATCTGTTCTGGTTCTTCGGCCATCCCGAGGTCTATATCGTGGCGCTTCCGGCCTTCGGCATCGTCTCGGACCTCATCAGCACGCATGCACGCAAGAACATTTTCGGATACCGGATGATGGTCTGGGCGATCCTCATCATTGCGGTGCTGAGCTTCGTCGTCTGGGCGCATCATATGTATGTCAGCGGCATGAATCCGGCCTTCGGATACTTTTTCGCCACCACCACGCTCATCATCGCGGTGCCCACGGCGATCAAGGTCTACAATTGGGTTCTGACGCTCTGGCGCGGCGATATCCATCTGACGCTGCCGATGCTTTTCGCGCTCGCCTTCATCGTCACCTTCGTCAACGGCGGGCTGACGGGGCTGTTTCTCGGCAATGTGGTCGTCGATGTGCCGCTCTCCGACACGATGTTCGTCGTGGCGCACTTCCACATGGTGATGGGCGTGGCGCCGATCATGGTGGTCTTCGGCGCCATCTACCACTGGTATCCAAAAATCACGGGGCACATGCTCGACGAGGTCATGGGCCAGATCCACTTCTGGGTCACGTTCGTCGGCGCATACGCGATCTTCTTTCCCATGCACTATATCGGTTTGCTTGGCGTGCCGCGCCGCTATTACGAACTGGGCGAGATGTCCTTCATGCCGCCTTCGGCGCATACCCTAAACGAGTTCATCACCATCGTTGCGCTGATCGTCGGCGCGGCGCAGGTGCTGTTCCTGTTCAATCTGGGTTGGAGCCTGACACGTGGCAAGCCGTCGGGCGGCAATCCATGGCGCGCCACGACGCTCGAATGGCAGACGCCGCAGACACCGCCGGCGCATGGAAACTGGGGCAAGGAACTGCCGGTCGTCTACCGGTGGGCCTATGACTACAGCGTGCCCGGGGCACCGGAGGATTTCATCCCGCAGAACCAGCCCGGGCTCAGCCCAATGACGCGCGAGGCGGCATCATGA
- a CDS encoding cytochrome c oxidase subunit II, producing MAVVLLLVVVVVASIVFHLLSPWWWTPIASNWSYIDDTIVITFWITGVVFSLVVSFMAYCVWRFRHRPGNVAAYQPESRRLESWLAIGTAIGVAAMLAPGLIVWKQFVTVPSDASAVEVLGQQWLWSFRLPGTDGKLGRADTRAVSADNPVGVDPGDAAGLDDVIVQSGELHLPIGKPVHILLRSTDVLHDFYVPEFRAKMDMIPGSVTYFWFTPTRTGTFEILCAELCGVAHSQMRGTVVVEDEATYQAWLREQQTFSQMTASVENPPAD from the coding sequence ATGGCCGTAGTGCTGCTTCTCGTCGTGGTGGTGGTTGCTTCCATCGTGTTCCACCTGCTGAGCCCGTGGTGGTGGACGCCGATCGCGTCAAACTGGAGCTATATCGACGATACCATCGTGATAACCTTCTGGATCACCGGCGTCGTCTTCTCGCTTGTCGTATCCTTCATGGCCTATTGCGTCTGGCGCTTCCGGCATCGCCCTGGAAATGTCGCAGCCTACCAGCCCGAGAGCCGCCGGCTCGAATCGTGGCTTGCCATCGGTACCGCGATCGGCGTGGCAGCCATGTTGGCGCCCGGCCTCATCGTGTGGAAACAGTTCGTGACCGTGCCCTCCGATGCCTCCGCCGTGGAGGTACTCGGCCAGCAATGGCTATGGAGTTTCCGGCTTCCCGGAACGGATGGAAAACTTGGCCGGGCCGATACGCGCGCGGTCAGCGCCGATAACCCTGTGGGGGTGGATCCCGGCGATGCGGCAGGCCTCGACGACGTCATCGTCCAGAGCGGTGAACTGCATCTGCCCATCGGCAAGCCGGTTCACATCCTGCTCCGCTCGACGGACGTTCTGCACGACTTCTATGTGCCCGAATTCCGGGCGAAAATGGACATGATCCCCGGCAGCGTCACCTATTTCTGGTTCACCCCGACGCGCACGGGAACCTTCGAAATTCTATGTGCGGAACTCTGCGGTGTCGCTCACTCGCAGATGCGGGGCACGGTCGTCGTCGAAGACGAGGCCACCTATCAAGCCTGGCTGCGCGAGCAGCAGACTTTCTCGCAGATGACCGCATCGGTGGAAAATCCGCCGGCGGACTGA
- a CDS encoding DUF2189 domain-containing protein has translation MATSHVMVNARGEYARPVVRKVGTADIMDALRLGLEDFNAKPSHYVFLCLMYPIAGIVLAYWSVGENLVPLLYPLMSGFALLGPIAALGLYEISRRREQGLDSSWFHALEVRHSPAMPSIIAVSVLLLVLFIVWLMVAQRIYVASFGETAPASIFSFVSDVFTTPAGWFMILWGNIIGFFFAVVVLATTVVTFPLLLDRHVRTGVAINASIRATFANPWPVALWGLIVAGLLVAGMIPFFIGLAIVLPVLGHATWHFYRKLIVPMEEDGAL, from the coding sequence ATGGCGACATCTCATGTCATGGTCAACGCGCGCGGCGAATATGCGCGCCCCGTGGTTCGAAAGGTCGGCACCGCAGACATCATGGATGCGCTGAGGCTGGGGCTGGAAGACTTCAACGCGAAGCCATCGCACTACGTTTTTCTCTGTCTGATGTACCCGATCGCCGGCATCGTCCTGGCGTATTGGAGCGTTGGTGAGAACCTGGTGCCGCTGCTCTATCCCTTGATGTCGGGCTTCGCGCTTCTGGGGCCGATCGCAGCGCTCGGCCTTTACGAAATCAGTCGGCGTCGAGAGCAGGGGCTGGATAGCTCCTGGTTTCATGCGCTCGAAGTGCGCCACTCGCCAGCCATGCCGTCCATCATCGCCGTCAGTGTCCTGCTGCTGGTGCTGTTCATCGTGTGGCTCATGGTGGCCCAGCGAATCTATGTCGCAAGCTTCGGCGAGACTGCTCCGGCGTCGATCTTCTCCTTCGTGTCGGATGTGTTCACGACCCCGGCGGGCTGGTTCATGATCCTGTGGGGAAATATCATCGGCTTCTTCTTCGCCGTCGTCGTGCTCGCGACGACGGTGGTGACGTTCCCCCTGCTTCTCGACCGTCATGTCCGCACAGGCGTGGCGATCAATGCGAGCATTCGTGCCACCTTTGCCAATCCCTGGCCAGTGGCGCTCTGGGGCCTGATCGTCGCGGGCTTGCTCGTCGCCGGCATGATCCCGTTCTTTATCGGACTCGCGATCGTCCTGCCCGTCCTTGGTCATGCGACCTGGCACTTCTATCGCAAACTGATCGTCCCGATGGAGGAGGATGGAGCGCTCTGA
- a CDS encoding heme-copper oxidase subunit III family protein produces MSQTAETHATGPIVRPAGLRGVAADLSSDQRAFKNVSWGKAMMWIFLLSDTFVFGCFLLSYMTARMSTLVPWPNPSKVFALTIGGHEIPLILIAIMTFVLISSSGTMAMAVNFGYRRDRRKTAALMLLTAILGAAFVGMQAFEWSKLIHEGVRPWGNPWGAAQFGSSFFMITGFHGTHVTFGVLFLLIIARKVWRGDFDTERRGFFTSRKGNYEVVEIMGLYWHFVDLVWVFIFAFFYLW; encoded by the coding sequence GTGTCGCAGACTGCCGAAACTCACGCAACCGGACCCATTGTACGGCCCGCTGGGCTGCGCGGCGTTGCCGCGGATCTGTCCTCGGACCAGCGCGCGTTCAAGAACGTGTCCTGGGGGAAGGCCATGATGTGGATCTTCCTGTTGAGCGACACATTCGTCTTCGGGTGCTTTCTGCTCAGCTACATGACGGCTCGCATGTCGACCCTGGTCCCCTGGCCCAATCCGAGCAAGGTCTTCGCGCTCACCATTGGCGGCCACGAGATCCCGCTCATCCTGATCGCGATCATGACCTTCGTGCTCATCAGCAGCAGCGGCACCATGGCCATGGCCGTCAACTTCGGGTACCGCAGGGACCGGCGCAAGACTGCGGCGCTCATGCTGCTGACCGCCATCCTCGGCGCCGCCTTCGTCGGCATGCAGGCGTTCGAATGGTCGAAGCTGATCCATGAAGGCGTGCGGCCCTGGGGGAACCCCTGGGGGGCGGCGCAATTCGGCTCGTCCTTCTTCATGATCACAGGCTTTCACGGCACCCATGTCACCTTCGGCGTGCTCTTTCTCCTGATCATCGCACGCAAGGTCTGGCGGGGGGATTTCGACACGGAGCGACGGGGCTTCTTCACCAGCCGCAAGGGCAATTACGAAGTCGTCGAGATCATGGGCCTCTACTGGCACTTCGTCGATCTCGTCTGGGTGTTCATCTTCGCGTTTTTCTATCTCTGGTGA
- a CDS encoding cytochrome c oxidase subunit 3, which produces MTVMLIFLAGIAAVVIWWMTRQRLTSRPWLEVGHLEKPAIGERPPMEPAKIGLGVFLAVVGSLFSLFISAYLMRVGESEWWSTPLPRQLWLNTAVLILSSVALEWAGFETQHGRANTMRLALFVAFALAVLFLAGQILAWRELTAEGYGLAGNPASSFFYVITGMHGLHILGGLLALGRTMIKARGSEVTSGMRLGVELCTTYWHFMLVVWLILLALFAGWARDFIEICGQLLS; this is translated from the coding sequence ATGACCGTCATGCTGATCTTCCTCGCGGGCATCGCGGCGGTCGTCATCTGGTGGATGACCCGCCAGCGCCTGACATCCCGGCCGTGGCTGGAGGTTGGACACCTCGAAAAGCCGGCCATCGGGGAGCGCCCGCCGATGGAACCGGCCAAGATCGGTCTCGGCGTGTTTCTGGCAGTCGTCGGCTCTCTCTTCAGCCTCTTCATCAGCGCCTACCTCATGCGCGTCGGGGAAAGCGAGTGGTGGTCGACGCCGCTTCCCCGTCAGCTCTGGCTGAACACGGCGGTGCTGATCTTGAGCAGCGTCGCTCTGGAATGGGCGGGGTTCGAAACGCAGCACGGTCGCGCCAATACGATGAGGCTCGCTCTCTTTGTTGCCTTTGCGCTGGCGGTCCTCTTTCTCGCCGGTCAGATCCTCGCATGGCGCGAATTGACAGCCGAAGGCTACGGTCTGGCGGGCAATCCGGCGAGCAGCTTCTTCTACGTGATAACGGGCATGCATGGCCTTCACATCCTCGGCGGGCTTTTGGCGCTTGGCCGAACGATGATCAAGGCACGGGGCAGCGAGGTGACATCGGGTATGCGCCTCGGCGTCGAATTATGCACCACCTATTGGCATTTCATGCTTGTCGTCTGGTTGATCCTGCTCGCGCTCTTTGCCGGCTGGGCGCGGGATTTCATCGAGATTTGCGGGCAATTGCTCTCATAG
- a CDS encoding cytochrome c family protein, producing MQCRAIFISLPLVFVSALGGHAQEGDATAGEAVFKKCAVCHVVDTDKNKVGPSLNHVLGRKAGTHPDFKYSPAMLAAGEGGLVWDEATLRDYLHDPRKKVKGTKMVFPGLKDEVDIANVVAYLKQFSK from the coding sequence ATGCAGTGTCGTGCAATTTTCATCAGTCTGCCACTTGTGTTTGTTTCGGCTCTCGGTGGCCACGCGCAGGAGGGTGATGCGACAGCAGGCGAAGCCGTGTTCAAGAAATGCGCGGTCTGTCATGTGGTGGACACCGACAAGAACAAGGTTGGCCCGTCGCTGAACCACGTGTTGGGCCGCAAGGCGGGGACGCATCCGGATTTCAAGTACTCACCGGCGATGCTGGCCGCCGGCGAAGGCGGACTTGTCTGGGATGAAGCAACGCTGCGCGACTATCTCCACGATCCGAGGAAAAAGGTGAAGGGAACCAAGATGGTGTTTCCGGGGCTGAAGGACGAAGTCGACATCGCCAATGTCGTTGCCTATCTGAAGCAGTTTTCCAAGTAG
- the rfbA gene encoding glucose-1-phosphate thymidylyltransferase RfbA produces the protein MKGIILAGGSGTRLHPMTIAISKQILPVYDKPMIYYPLTTLMLAGIREILIISTPHDMPHFQKLLGDGSQWGISLSYAVQPSPDGLAQAFIIGADFIGASPSCLILGDNIFFGHGLPELMNAAKAKGRGGNVFAYHVVDPERYGVVEFDDKMKALSIEEKPQKPKSNWAVTGLYFYDAQVIDIAANLKPSSRGELEITDVNRIYLERGELDVSIMGRGYAWLDTGTPDSLLEASEFVRTLEKRQGFKIACPEEIALGQGFISEAEFEALALKFGKSDYGRYLRFVLKDWS, from the coding sequence ATGAAGGGCATCATACTTGCCGGCGGCAGCGGAACGCGGTTGCATCCGATGACGATTGCGATCAGCAAGCAAATCCTGCCGGTCTATGACAAGCCGATGATCTATTATCCGCTGACCACGTTGATGCTGGCTGGCATCCGCGAAATCCTGATCATTTCGACGCCGCATGACATGCCGCATTTCCAGAAGCTGCTCGGTGATGGCAGCCAGTGGGGTATCTCGTTGTCCTATGCGGTGCAGCCGAGCCCGGATGGTTTGGCACAGGCCTTCATCATCGGCGCGGACTTCATCGGCGCATCGCCCTCATGCCTTATCCTCGGCGACAACATCTTCTTCGGTCATGGACTGCCCGAATTGATGAATGCTGCGAAGGCAAAGGGCAGGGGAGGCAATGTCTTCGCCTACCATGTCGTCGATCCCGAGCGCTACGGCGTGGTCGAATTCGATGACAAGATGAAGGCTCTCTCCATCGAGGAAAAGCCTCAAAAGCCGAAATCCAACTGGGCGGTGACGGGGCTCTATTTCTACGACGCTCAGGTCATCGACATTGCCGCCAACCTCAAGCCGTCGTCGCGCGGCGAGCTCGAGATCACGGATGTCAACCGGATCTACCTGGAACGCGGCGAACTGGACGTCTCCATCATGGGGCGGGGCTATGCCTGGCTCGATACCGGAACGCCCGACAGCCTGCTCGAGGCGAGCGAATTCGTGCGCACATTGGAGAAACGCCAGGGATTCAAGATCGCCTGCCCGGAAGAGATTGCCTTGGGGCAGGGTTTCATATCCGAAGCGGAGTTCGAGGCGCTCGCTTTGAAATTCGGCAAGAGCGACTATGGGCGCTATCTGAGGTTCGTGCTGAAGGATTGGTCATAG
- a CDS encoding AAA family ATPase, with product MGNEIDIKSILGLVRRQIWIIVSVVIGILALTVLATLSLTPSYTATAKVLVDPSYKDLLRPAADTQYSNTDNFKVDSEVALIATDNVMLQVIQDYGLVNDSEFGVSFKPASDLLTRLGLRRSTPMTGSRALALVLGNLNKSVDVARDGLTYLISVSVTSQDPAKAAKLTNALVDAYIQQQIQSKISQVVAGRRSLQTRADEANNALVASERQFDQFLTENLDRIEKETGSTDISRLRAELERIQKERNEQSGAIQLAELSMKSGDYSAIIGALQDEAFAQLESRRAKLSSQLALSAENSADALDLRAELQKVEKSLKNRAAAEVNSIKKEIATAEKNAGDVRQQLRTSILASNLPPEVLTNIYSMQQTSEIARTQYQNMLARIQELDAQATLQVPDSRVVSAALVPAIPSFPDKRIILIAAFVVALGLGFGFAILREHFIGGFVNDEQIESVLRVPLASVMPRQLAGEVTHSIADLTLTAPLSMFSEGVRRIRVKIEQMLFKRNGGKPLETRDGITILVSSTEPGEGKSTVSLALARTLSASGKKVVLIDCDLRKPTIHKLLGLEASTELVELLRGNEIPQLFTKITIKDPLSNLTAIVGGRVGDQATDELLMGDRISRLLAAAKKHFDYVVIDTPPVDPVVDSLYLARHADVIAFIVRWASTSQSLAKKSIAALVESAQPGTPVVAVLNQKEQAKIAGYYRYSGYYTK from the coding sequence ATGGGAAATGAAATTGATATCAAGAGCATTCTGGGTTTGGTCAGGCGGCAGATCTGGATAATTGTGTCAGTTGTAATTGGCATCCTCGCGCTTACTGTACTTGCTACTCTCTCGCTTACCCCGAGTTATACAGCAACGGCCAAAGTTCTGGTCGACCCGAGCTACAAGGATTTGCTCAGGCCAGCGGCCGACACTCAGTATTCGAACACCGACAACTTCAAGGTCGATAGCGAAGTCGCGCTGATTGCCACCGACAATGTCATGCTACAGGTCATTCAAGACTATGGTCTCGTGAATGACAGCGAATTCGGCGTGTCCTTCAAACCCGCTAGCGACCTATTGACACGCCTAGGCCTGAGACGATCCACTCCGATGACCGGATCGCGGGCGTTGGCTCTCGTCCTTGGCAATTTAAATAAATCAGTCGATGTTGCACGTGACGGCCTCACCTACCTCATCTCGGTCTCCGTGACGTCCCAAGATCCTGCCAAGGCAGCAAAACTGACAAACGCGCTGGTCGATGCGTATATTCAACAGCAGATCCAGTCAAAGATCTCTCAGGTCGTCGCCGGCCGTCGAAGCCTGCAGACACGCGCTGACGAGGCAAACAACGCACTCGTCGCCAGTGAGAGGCAGTTTGATCAGTTTTTGACTGAGAATCTCGATCGCATCGAAAAGGAGACTGGGTCGACTGACATCTCTCGCCTGCGCGCTGAACTTGAAAGAATTCAGAAAGAGCGCAATGAGCAGTCGGGCGCCATCCAATTGGCCGAACTCAGCATGAAGTCGGGGGACTATTCGGCGATAATTGGAGCGTTGCAGGACGAGGCTTTCGCTCAGCTTGAGTCGCGCCGTGCGAAACTCAGCTCCCAATTGGCACTTTCGGCGGAAAATAGTGCTGACGCCCTGGACCTTCGTGCAGAACTTCAGAAGGTAGAGAAGTCGCTCAAAAATCGCGCTGCCGCTGAGGTGAACTCGATCAAAAAGGAGATCGCGACAGCGGAGAAGAATGCCGGCGATGTGCGCCAGCAACTTCGCACGTCAATCCTTGCCAGCAACTTGCCTCCAGAAGTCCTGACGAACATTTATTCGATGCAGCAGACTTCCGAGATCGCACGTACCCAATATCAGAACATGTTGGCACGCATTCAAGAACTTGATGCACAAGCGACCCTGCAGGTTCCCGATAGCCGGGTGGTCTCGGCCGCCCTCGTGCCGGCAATTCCATCATTTCCAGACAAGCGGATCATACTCATCGCTGCCTTCGTCGTTGCGCTCGGGCTCGGCTTTGGCTTTGCTATTTTGCGCGAGCATTTCATCGGAGGCTTTGTAAACGACGAGCAGATTGAATCTGTGCTGAGAGTTCCTTTGGCTTCGGTTATGCCTCGTCAATTGGCAGGAGAAGTGACGCATTCGATTGCCGACCTTACGTTAACGGCGCCCTTATCGATGTTTTCCGAAGGCGTTCGCCGGATCAGGGTGAAAATCGAGCAAATGCTTTTCAAGCGCAATGGCGGGAAACCATTGGAAACTCGTGACGGCATCACCATCCTCGTGTCGTCGACCGAACCTGGTGAAGGCAAGTCCACCGTTTCCCTTGCGCTTGCGAGAACTCTATCCGCATCAGGAAAAAAGGTCGTGCTCATCGACTGCGACCTTCGCAAGCCTACTATTCACAAGCTGCTTGGGCTTGAGGCGAGCACTGAACTGGTAGAATTGCTTCGCGGCAATGAGATACCGCAGCTTTTCACCAAGATCACGATCAAGGATCCGTTGAGCAACCTCACTGCTATCGTTGGCGGTAGGGTAGGCGATCAAGCGACAGATGAATTGCTAATGGGTGACAGAATTTCCCGTCTCCTCGCTGCCGCGAAGAAACACTTCGATTACGTCGTCATCGATACGCCGCCGGTCGATCCAGTTGTCGATTCCCTGTATCTGGCGCGCCACGCGGATGTAATCGCCTTCATCGTTCGCTGGGCAAGCACCTCACAATCGTTGGCGAAGAAATCTATTGCCGCTTTGGTTGAAAGCGCCCAACCCGGCACGCCCGTCGTCGCTGTGCTCAATCAAAAAGAACAAGCTAAGATTGCCGGATATTACAGATACTCGGGTTATTACACAAAATAG
- the rfbD gene encoding dTDP-4-dehydrorhamnose reductase: MRIAVTGKQGQVAQSLAEIGPDRDVEIVLVGRAELDLQDASTVYEAISRAKPDIVVSAAAYTAVDKAESEPGLAFAVNAAGAGAVAEAAARLGVPVIHLSTDYVFDGSLDRPYREDDEVGPASVYGASKLEGERLVASATPDHVIFRTAWVYSPFGNNFVKTMLRLGETRGEVGVVADQIGCPTSALDIAEAIIAVAAKLAAEPSSDLRGIFHLTGSGQASWADFAEHIFRSAVAAGRTPVKVNRITTADYPTPARRPGNSRLSGEKLQQRYEIQLPYWRGSADRVIRRLLSDV, encoded by the coding sequence ATGCGGATCGCGGTGACCGGCAAGCAGGGGCAGGTGGCGCAATCGCTGGCCGAGATCGGACCCGATAGGGACGTCGAGATCGTTCTCGTGGGGCGTGCGGAACTCGACCTGCAAGATGCTTCGACAGTGTATGAAGCAATCTCCCGGGCGAAGCCGGATATCGTTGTCTCCGCCGCTGCCTATACTGCTGTGGACAAGGCCGAGTCCGAACCGGGCCTAGCTTTTGCAGTCAATGCTGCGGGTGCCGGGGCGGTTGCCGAAGCGGCGGCAAGGCTGGGTGTTCCGGTCATTCATCTCTCGACGGACTACGTCTTCGACGGCTCGCTGGATCGGCCCTATCGCGAGGATGACGAGGTCGGGCCGGCGTCGGTCTATGGCGCATCCAAGCTCGAAGGAGAGCGGCTTGTTGCTTCTGCAACGCCAGATCACGTGATCTTCCGCACGGCATGGGTCTATTCCCCGTTCGGTAACAATTTCGTCAAGACTATGCTCCGGCTTGGAGAGACGCGGGGAGAGGTCGGTGTGGTCGCGGACCAGATCGGTTGCCCGACGTCGGCGCTGGACATCGCCGAAGCGATCATCGCCGTGGCCGCGAAACTTGCAGCGGAGCCCTCATCAGACCTTCGCGGTATCTTTCATCTCACCGGATCGGGCCAGGCGAGCTGGGCCGATTTTGCCGAGCATATCTTCAGGTCAGCCGTAGCCGCGGGCAGGACGCCGGTAAAGGTGAACCGGATCACGACTGCGGATTATCCGACGCCGGCCCGGCGTCCGGGAAATTCGAGGCTGTCTGGCGAGAAGCTGCAGCAACGATATGAAATTCAATTGCCGTACTGGCGAGGGTCGGCGGATCGTGTCATCAGGCGCCTGTTGTCGGATGTCTAA